The nucleotide window TGATGGGGGAGGTGAGCCGCCATGCTTGCGCTCGACCCGAGCGCTTAACCCCCCCGCACCCCGGCACCTGTGGCGGGGGGGGGTACCCCCAGCGGCTGCTCCCTAACCCCTGGGGGTGGGGTTTGACTGGGGGTTCAGGGCTGGAGAGGTGAAAGCTTGGGGGGTTCAGGACAGGGGTGTAGGCCCTGGAGGGGCAGCAGGGGGTGGGTGTTTGGCCTAGGCAGggacacctctctctctctctctcttcctccccttGCGAACTGCACCCCCAgactccctcctcctcctcgcagggTGACCGCCCTCTCTGGGCTGGGGCCCTCGAACCCGTCCCCCCCGGGGGGTGGCCCGTGTGCCCCGACTCCCGCGCTCCTCCAGGTGTACCCGACGTGAGGTTCTGGCCGGTTCCGCCTGTGGCCGGACGGATCTGTACGATGGTGGGGGTGATGGTGGGGGCTCGGTTTGGCTTTTAATGACTTTGTTCTTATTGGGGCTCATACTGTAATTAATTAtcctgttttgttgttgtttttggggggggggggctgatgTGGAAGTTCTCCCTCATGCGGGTGTGATGTGGCcttgaataaagttttttaaacaCACCCTGCCCCAGGCTCGCTGGctggttttgtttgttttttttttttcctcttcctcctgcttcTCCTTTCTGGCGGCACGGGGCCGATGGGAGGTGGGGAGGCCGGCCGGTTCGGGGAAGGGGAAGGGGCCGGGTCCATGCCGGGAAGGAGGGTCGGGAGGCCTCTTCCGGGGGTTCGGAGCGACGTTCCACACCGCATTCCTGCGGCGGTTTCGTCAGGGTTCAGCTCGGGCGTCCGCTGGTTTTGGTACTGGCCCTGGGCTGCGGAAGTTCCTcgttttgcacatttttttggttttaaaaaaaaaaatgctgaacaTCCGCGTGCAGGACGAGTTAAACTgcttggggtggggggggtggggtttCATTCCTGTGTTGCTCGACTGCTGGGCTTTTCCACCCCCAGGTTCTTGGGGCGCTGACTGTTAATTCCTCGGGCTGGGGTCCGGGAGGGCTCCCGAAGAATAAACGAGTTCCACGTCGGACCCTCGGAGCGACAGGAGGCGTCCCCTTCGTCGTGGGGGGGGGTGGGTGTAGTTTCCGGGAAGAGAtggcagctctctctctctctctctctgcacgcGGAAGTTGGGGGCCGGGCGAGGGTCCGGAAGCAGAGCGCTTTGGGGGGGTGTGCTGAGGGTAGCCCCCTCCCCTCTCCACGACGTGGCCAGTGGCCCTGCTGGAGCTGGGCTCGGGCCCCCCCCTGTTTGTCTGCCAGCCCCCCCCGCCCCGGTCTCTGATGTCACCAGAGTGGAAGCAAACAGGATCGAAACCAGCCGGACCGGTTCGgtgggggggtgtgtgtgtgtgtgtgtgggggggggctcAAGCCCTGAGCACAAATAGGCCCCCGCTTCCTCCCCAGCTCCCGTGTGAGTCCAGAGCCCCGTGCGCCCGGTCCTGCCCGTCTCGTCTCCTCTCGTCTCTCGCCGACACCGTCCCAGCCCCGGCCCGACTCGTCCCTGGTGGGCTGCCCCCCCGACTCCAGTGAAGATGAACCGGCTCCTGGGCGCCGTCCTGGCTGTGGCCCTGTGCTCCACGGCCGGTGAGTACTGGGGACGGAGGGGACAGGCTTCTGTCCCGGGGGTCCTGGGAATGAGAGCAGGCCTGGGTGAGCTGGGACAGGGACACGAGACACCAGGCGGGGAGACTAGCGGACAGACGGACGAGCAGGCAGGCAAGAAAGCAGACGGACAGGCGAGGAGGCAGGCAGGAAAGCAGACAGTCGgatagacagacagacagacaggcgaggaggcaggcaggcaggaaaGCAGACAGTTGgatagacagacagacaggcgagGAGGCAGGCAAGAAAGCAGACAGACGaatagacagacagacaggcgagGTGGCAGGCAAGaaagcagacagacagacggacgaGCAGGCAGGCAAGAAAGCAGACGgatagacagacagacagacaggcgagCAGGCAGGCAGGAAAGCAGATAGACGGACGGGGGAGCAGGAAAGGAGatagacagacggacagacaggcAAGAAAGCAGACAGACGgatagacagacagacagacaggcagggaaGCAGacgacagacagacaggcgagCAGGCAGGCAGGTGACAGGCAGACGGACAGACAGGCGAGCAGGCAGGCAGGTGACAGGCAGACGGACAGACAGGCGAGCAGGCAGGCAGGTGACAGGCAGACGGACAGACAGGCGAGCAGGCAGGCAGGTGACAGGCAGGATAGCAGACAGACGAGCAGGCAggtgacaggcagacagacagacaggcaggcaggcaggtgacgggcagacagacagacgggcaGGGTGCCACTACCTCAGTGCTTGAGCAGCTGTGGTTTTTTGTCCCGCCCGTTGGGATCtgtcccagagagagagagagagagggagagagagagtctgtgtttgtgtttcagtcagtcagtgtgtcagtcagtcagggtgtcagtgtttcagtgtgtcagtcagtcagggtgtcagtcagtgtgtctgtgtttcagtgtgtcagtcagtcagggtgtctgtgtttcagtgtgtcagtcagtcagggtgtcagtgtgtcattCAGGGAGTCAGTGTTTCAGTGTGTAAGTCAAGGTGCAGaacgatcgctgtgcgtctcccaggtggggttgctGGTTCAGAATGACTGGTGtccgtctcccaggtggggttgctGGTACAGAATGACTGGTGTGCGTCTGCTCCTTTTACAAGAACTGCTGCTCACAGTTTCTGCTCCGTTGTGCCTCCCCTGTACAGTGGAGACTTTGAAGTGCAACAAATGCAACTTTGGATTCCTAAACCTGTGCGTCTCGACGCAGACCAACTGTGCCGGTACAGAGCAGTGCTACAGCCTGACAGCAAGTAAGAGACTCGGagactctcccacctctcccccctctctctcaccccttcacccctctgccctctctctctctttctcacccctctgccctctctctcacccctctcccctctctctctctctctttctcacccctctgccctctctctcacccctctgccccctctctctctcacccctctcccctctctctctctcacccctctgccctctctctcacccctctgccccctctctctctcacccctctcccctctctctctctcacccctctgccctctctctctctcaccccttttacccctctctcacccctctctctctcacccctctgccctctctctctttctcacccctctcccctctctctctctctctcacccctctgccctctctctttctcacccctctgccctctctctcacccctctcccctctctctctttctcacccctctcccctctctctctctctcacccctctgccctctctctctttctcacccctctgccctctctctcacccctctcccctctctctctcacccctctgccctctctctctctctctcacccctctcccctctctctctctctctctcacccctctgccctctctctctcacccctctcccctctctctcaattcaattcaattcacttcaaggtgctttattagcatgaccgatgggtacaatcagtgttgccaaagcaaataaaaataataaaattaacatagaacaaaacaaaaagtagaagtaaaataaaatctacagacatgttacagacatttacaacaaagacatattatataatattgacatactctctctctctctctcacccctctcccctctctctctctctctcacccctctcccctctctctctcccagattTTGGCTCGAACTTCGCCTCCACCTTCGTCTCGAAGGGCTGCCAGTCTCAGCTCGGCAGCCAGCAGTGCAACACGACGATCAttcagcccttcctgctctcgAACTACACGCAGACCATCAGCTGCTGCACCACGGACCTGTGCAACAGCGCCGGCGCCGCCCGCCTGTCCGCCCTGACGGGGGGGGCCCTGGCCGCCGTCTGGCTCCTGGGGCTGGCCTAGGCCCGCGCCGCGGCCACCCCGCATCACCTCCGGTCACCGCCAGTCACCCCCAATCGCCCCGAATCACCGCCGGTCACCCGGAATCACCTCCGGTCACTGCCAGTCACCCCCAATCGCCCCGAATCACCGCCGGTCACCCCGAATCACCTCCGGTCACTGCCAGTCACCCCCAATCGCCCCGAATCACCGCCGGTCACTGCCAGTCACCCCCAATCGCCCCGCATCACCGCCATCACCCCCAATCGCCCTGAATCACCCCCAGTCACTGCCAGTCACCCCCAATCGCCCCGAATCACCGCCGGTCACTGCCAGTCACCCCCAGTCACCCCGAATCACTGCCAGTCACCCCCAATCGCCCTGAATCACCCCCAGTCACCCCGAATCACTGCCAGTCACTGCCAATCGCCCCGAATCACTGCCATCACCCCCAATCGCCCTGAATCACCCCCAGTCGCCCCGAATCACTGCCATCACCCCCAATCGCCCTGAATCACCCCCAGTCACCCCCAATCGCCCTGAATCACCCCCAGTCACCCCGAATCACTGCCAGTCACTGCCAATCGCCCTGAATCACCCCCAGTCACCCCGAATCACTGCCAGTCACTGCCAATCGCCCTGAATCAACCCCAGTCACCCCAAATCACCTCCAGTCAATCCAAATCACCCCCAGTCACCCCCAATCGCCCTGAATCACCTCCAGTCACCCCGAATCACTGCCAGTCACCCCCAATCGCCCTGAATCACCCCCAGTCACCCCGAATCACTGCCAGTCACTGCCAATCGCCCTGAATCAACCCCAGTCACCCCAAATCACCTCCAGTCAATCCAAATCACCTCCAGTCACCCCCAATCGCCCTGAATCACCCCCAGTCACTGCCAGTCACCCCCAATCGCCCTGAATCACCCCCAGTCACCCTGAATCAACCCCAGTCACTGCCAATCGCCCTGAATCACCCCCAGTCACCCTGAATCACCCCCAGTATCTGCCAGTCACCCCCAATTGCCCTGAATCACCCCAAGTAACCCTGAATCACCCCAACTCTCCTGGTGTCCCGGTCACTGCTGTGTGGTTCTGCGTGTTCCCTCTCCTAGCGCGAAGCCTGGACTCTGGCCGGACCCGGAGGTCCGGATATGTGGCGTGGCCCGAGGTCTCGCTCGAGCCATGCTGAAAGGTACCGAGCTCTTCTCTAGGTGAAGAATGTTACTAACTTCCTTTCTGGTCAATGTTAACACTGGGAAAAAATTGTGACCAACAAGAtttactgggaaaaaaaataataaactctgtaaaacaatacaTGACGTGTCTCGGGTTTCTTGCTATGGTCCTGTTTCTGGGGAGATTGGTCCCACAACAACCAAAGTGACGGACTATGGACCTGtgtctctgtcagtgtgtgtgtatgaacccctctctctctcagtgcagtgttcatgtactggagtgtccagtcagtgtgtctgtatgaacccctctctctttcagtgcagtgttcatgtactggagtgtccagtcagggtgtgtgtatgaacccctctctctctcagtgcagtgttcatgtactggagtgtccagtcagtgtgtgtgtgtgaacccctctctctctcagtgcagtgttcatgtactggagtgtccagtcagtgtgtctgtgtgaacccctctctctcagtgcagtgttcatgtactggagtgtccagtcagtgtgtgtgtatgaacccctctctctctcagtgcagtgttcatgtactggagtgtccagtcagtgtgtgtgtatgaacccctctctctctcagtgcagtgttcatgtactggagtgtccagtcagtgtgtctgtgtgaacccctctctctctctcagtgcagtgttcatgtactggagtgtccagtcagtgtgtgtgtgtgaacccctctctctctcagtgcagtgttcatgtactggagtgtccagtcagtgtgtgtgtgtgaacccccctctctctcaatgcagtgttcatgtactggagtgtccagtcagtgtgtgtgtgtgaacccccctctctctcaatgcagtgttcatgtactggagtgtccagtcagtgtgtctgtgtgaacccctctctctctcagtgcagtgttcatgtactggagtgtccagtcagtgtgtgtgtgtgaacccccctctctctcagtgcagtgttcatgtactggagtgtccagtcagtgtgtctgtgtgaacccctctctctctcagtgcagtgttcatgtcctggagtgtccagtcagtgtgtctgtatgaacccctctctctctcagtgcagtgttcatgtactggagtgtccagtcagtgtgtgtgtatgaacccctctctctctcagtgcagtgttcatgtactggagtgtccagtcagtgtgtgtgtgtgaacccccctctctctcaatgCGGTATTAGTGTAATGTATTGACTTAACTCCTTCTCCCTCCCCTTATCTAAATCCTTCTTTTTATTGTGGCTTTCAAAACAAATACCACAAACTGGTTCTCCAGCTGTCATCACCTTTTTTTATGTGAAACTGCACTATTACTTATCTCAGTGTGCACTGATGTGTGTTCTTAAATGTAGCCTTTGGGAAAAATAGCATTTCAGTCTGCtgacaacaaggccacagcagagcacagcgcAGTAAAAACCACtgacaacaaggccacagcggagcacagcgcggtaaagtccgctgacaacaaggccacagcggagcacagcgcggtaaagtccactgacaacaaggccacagcggagcacagcgcggtaaagtccgctgacaacaaggccacagcagagcacagcgcggtaaagtccgctgacaacaaggccacagcggagcacagcgcggtaaagtccactgacaacaaggccacagcggagcacagcgcggtaaagtccgctgacaacaaggccacagcagagcac belongs to Lepisosteus oculatus isolate fLepOcu1 chromosome 14, fLepOcu1.hap2, whole genome shotgun sequence and includes:
- the LOC138243194 gene encoding ly6/PLAUR domain-containing protein 2-like; its protein translation is MNRLLGAVLAVALCSTAVETLKCNKCNFGFLNLCVSTQTNCAGTEQCYSLTANFGSNFASTFVSKGCQSQLGSQQCNTTIIQPFLLSNYTQTISCCTTDLCNSAGAARLSALTGGALAAVWLLGLA